In the Gossypium raimondii isolate GPD5lz chromosome 9, ASM2569854v1, whole genome shotgun sequence genome, one interval contains:
- the LOC105800464 gene encoding sm-like protein LSM36B — MSGAGEKGSTTTKTPADFLKSIRGRPVVVKLNSGVDYRGILACLDGYMNIAMEQTEEYVNGQLKNKYGDAFIRGNNVLYISTSKRTLADGA; from the exons ATGAGTGGAGCTGGAGAAAAAGGGTCAACAACTACAAAAACACCTGCTGATTTCCTCAAATCAATCCGTGGGCGACCCGTTGTCGTCAAGCTGAATTCTGGTGTTGATTATAGAG GTATTCTAGCTTGCCTAGATGGATATATGAACATAGCTATGGAACAAACAGAAGAATATGTCAATGGacagttaaaaaataaatatggcgATGCTTTTATTCGCGGAAATAACG TACTTTATATCAGCACATCAAAGAGGACATTGGCTGATGGGGCTTAA